A DNA window from Lepidochelys kempii isolate rLepKem1 chromosome 9, rLepKem1.hap2, whole genome shotgun sequence contains the following coding sequences:
- the LOC140916807 gene encoding uncharacterized protein has product MQSSSAQVTMMESQNRKRAPAWTEREVRDLIAVWGEESVLSELRSSFRNAKTFVKISQGMKDRGHNRDPKQCRVKLKELRQAYQKTREANSRSGSEPQTCRFYDELHAILGGSATTTPAVLFDSFNGDGGNTEAGFGDEEDDDEEEVVDSSQQASGETGFPDSQELFLTLDLEPVPPEPTQGCLLDPAGGEGTSAACVSMITGSSPSQRLVKLRKKKKRTRDEMFSELMLSSHTDRAQTNAWRQIMSECRKAKNDREERWRAEESKWRAEESKWRAEDRAEAQMWRQRDERRQDSMLRLLQDQTSMLQCMVELQQRQLEHRLPLLPLCNQPPSSPVP; this is encoded by the exons atgcagagctcatcagcacaggtgaccatgatggagtcccagaatcgcaaaagagctccagcatggaccgaacgggaggtacgggatctgattgctgtttggggagaggaatccgtgctatcagaactccgttccagttttcgaaatgccaaaacctttgtcaaaatctcccagggcatgaaggacagaggccataacagggacccgaagcagtgccgcgtgaaactgaaggagctgaggcaagcctaccagaaaaccagagaggcgaacagccgctctgggtcagagccccaaacatgccgcttctatgatgagctgcatgccattttagggggttcagccaccactaccccagccgtgttgtttgactccttcaatggagatggaggcaatacggaagcaggttttggggacgaagaagatgatgatgaggaggaggttgtagatagctcacagcaagcaagcggagaaaccggttttcccgacagccaggaactgtttctcaccctagacctggagccagtaccccccgaacccacccaaggctgcctcctggacccagcaggcggagaagggacctctg ctgcatgtgtttcaatgatcacaggatcttctccttcccagaggctagtgaagcttagaaagaaaaaaaaacgcactcgcgatgaaatgttctccgagctcatgctgtcctcccacactgacagagcacagacgaatgcgtggaggcaaataatgtcagagtgcaggaaagcaaaaaatgaccgggaggagaggtggagggctgaagagagtaagtggcgggctgaagagagtaagtggcgggctgaagacagggctgaagctcaaatgtggcggcagcgtgatgagaggaggcaggattcaatgctgaggctgctgcaggaccaaaccagtatgctccagtgtatggttgagctgcagcaaaggcagctggagcacagactgccactgctgcccctctgtaaccaaccgccctcctccccagttccatag